One genomic region from Nostoc sphaeroides encodes:
- a CDS encoding lysophospholipid acyltransferase family protein, whose translation MDRNREPFISLALYHAFKWSVVSPMLHTYFRGQIYGTENVPQSGPLLIVSNHASYFDPPIVSNCVRRPVAYMAKEELFKIPILAQVIKLYGAYPVSRGSADRNAIRSALEYLDKGWAVGVFLQGTRTPDGRITDPKRGALLLAAKAKAPILPVSVWGTEKILQKGSSLPRAVPITVRIGNLIDAPSSTNKEELEALTQKCTKVINEMHDLGR comes from the coding sequence GTGGACAGAAACCGCGAACCGTTTATCAGTCTGGCACTTTACCACGCCTTTAAATGGTCAGTCGTCAGCCCCATGCTTCATACTTACTTTCGGGGCCAGATTTATGGTACGGAAAATGTCCCCCAATCAGGGCCGCTACTGATAGTAAGTAATCACGCTAGCTACTTTGACCCGCCCATTGTCTCCAATTGTGTACGTCGTCCAGTGGCGTACATGGCTAAGGAAGAGTTATTTAAAATCCCAATTTTGGCACAAGTGATTAAATTATACGGTGCTTACCCGGTGAGTCGAGGAAGTGCCGATCGCAATGCCATCCGTTCCGCCCTAGAATATCTCGATAAAGGTTGGGCTGTCGGTGTTTTCTTGCAAGGTACTCGCACCCCAGATGGTAGAATCACAGACCCAAAGAGAGGCGCACTGCTGCTAGCGGCGAAAGCAAAAGCCCCAATATTACCCGTAAGTGTCTGGGGTACTGAGAAGATTTTACAAAAAGGATCGTCCCTACCCCGCGCAGTTCCCATCACCGTGAGAATTGGTAACTTGATTGATGCTCCCAGTTCTACTAATAAAGAAGAATTGGAAGCTTTAACACAAAAGTGTACCAAAGTAATAAACGAGATGCATGATTTAGGAAGATAA
- a CDS encoding AI-2E family transporter — MSGFEAKNFWDRLNNLALVRFLLLIASGWAIVQLLAYFEAVIVVFTFAAILAFLLSYPVQWLRRFLPHGVAVGVVFLLSIVIIGGLIITVGLTVLSQGQQLIDSITAFLNSLVPLLERLEGFLRGRNLQIDLSFIEEQLRNQAVSSLVTSLAILQGFMTNFVTFVLIAVVAFFMLLDGDKLWNFILKIVPKHRRNRFTIIIRKSFLGFFRGQLLLSAFLTSTTFVVFLILQVPFALILSIIVGILDIIPGIGATLGVSTITLFVLSQGVWLALKVLIACIILQQIQDNLIAPRIMQGALNLNPVVVFFALLVGAKVAGLLGVFISIPIAGVIVSLFEIDEMKSEV, encoded by the coding sequence ATGAGCGGCTTTGAAGCCAAAAATTTTTGGGATCGATTAAATAATCTGGCGTTAGTCCGCTTTTTACTTTTAATTGCTTCTGGCTGGGCAATTGTACAGCTTTTAGCTTACTTTGAAGCGGTCATTGTTGTTTTCACATTTGCTGCAATTTTGGCTTTTTTACTCAGTTATCCTGTACAATGGCTGCGGCGTTTTTTACCCCACGGTGTAGCTGTTGGTGTCGTTTTCTTACTTAGTATTGTGATTATAGGCGGTCTGATCATTACCGTCGGCTTAACGGTTTTATCTCAAGGACAACAATTAATTGATAGTATCACTGCGTTTTTAAATTCTTTAGTACCTTTATTAGAGAGACTAGAAGGATTTTTGCGAGGCCGTAATTTACAGATAGATTTAAGTTTTATTGAAGAACAACTGCGGAACCAAGCTGTATCAAGTCTTGTGACTAGTTTAGCTATTCTACAAGGATTTATGACGAACTTCGTGACTTTTGTATTAATTGCAGTTGTGGCTTTCTTCATGCTATTAGATGGAGACAAGCTGTGGAATTTTATTTTAAAAATTGTACCCAAACATCGCCGCAATAGATTTACAATTATAATCAGAAAGTCATTTTTAGGATTTTTTAGAGGTCAGTTATTATTAAGTGCATTTCTCACAAGTACGACTTTCGTGGTTTTCTTAATATTACAAGTACCTTTTGCTTTAATATTGTCAATAATAGTTGGAATTCTTGATATCATTCCTGGCATAGGAGCAACATTAGGAGTAAGCACAATTACTTTATTTGTGTTGTCTCAAGGTGTTTGGTTAGCATTGAAAGTATTGATAGCTTGTATTATCCTCCAGCAGATACAAGACAACTTGATTGCGCCCCGAATTATGCAAGGTGCGCTGAATCTTAATCCTGTAGTGGTGTTTTTTGCTTTGTTAGTAGGCGCTAAAGTAGCAGGATTACTAGGAGTTTTTATATCTATTCCCATTGCTGGAGTCATCGTATCTTTATTTGAAATTGATGAAATGAAGTCTGAAGTTTAG
- a CDS encoding DUF2288 domain-containing protein — MSDLRAELTEILDEAEWEWLIPHVQRDAVILVALELNLVDVGVAIASDNIPSVEQWIDKQLIAKPTIVQVGEWNGDRTKRFNTLIVQPYVLAQEIVAT, encoded by the coding sequence ATGTCGGATTTAAGAGCGGAATTAACAGAAATTTTGGATGAGGCAGAGTGGGAGTGGCTAATTCCTCATGTACAACGAGATGCAGTAATTTTGGTGGCACTTGAGCTAAATTTGGTGGATGTTGGAGTAGCGATCGCCAGTGATAACATCCCATCAGTAGAACAGTGGATTGATAAACAATTGATTGCCAAACCCACGATAGTACAGGTGGGAGAATGGAATGGCGATCGCACTAAACGATTTAATACTCTCATCGTTCAGCCTTACGTTCTAGCGCAAGAAATAGTCGCTACTTAA
- a CDS encoding flotillin family protein yields MLFWLTFIQSLPSATIAEAPQINLQPQQKQTILISQTLPVRIQPTVAQINGGLVFPGVIAALVLLLLFSLFAYTRVYVVTPNNEAFVRTGGLFIKKKSVILYGGCIVLPGFHQLTRVPLREISIDVERTAKLAVRTKDYLRADIRVTFYVCINASEDDVLTAAARLSQNGSKITPEDIKNALEKRADDAIRAAAKTKDLAEIDSDKLGFAQEVLNLVGTDLKKVGLTLNNIAISEILESVTYDPDNFFDAQGVRLRTEIIQRSIQQKREVELAAQVTIEQKELDAQKRSLQIAQEQESAKLEQKFQVEAQKAQKEREIQESKDREAATVRRSKILQEKSIEEEEIRKKLSVQQSQIEADISLEERNKQLKVAQALQKQESELAEIVREQSVESGKLQAQVHIAESERVAKLAQEDVAIAIANKKRESFVAQAQQAKAEESVKTAGEVEKAERNKRLSVIAAEREAEERSISDRNVVEIDAFRRRRQAEIAQQAAELEAEAIRTLAAANRDKVLAEAEGIQAKIAAENSISNANLTAKIITSIWPELADKLPEIVTALAPQPGVLGDTRIYSFPGANGSSGSQDINKLLLSTSGLSLINTLLDEGKLGELISQISQLVRGNNQVITDTKSHLSLETLTTPTLIENATETD; encoded by the coding sequence ATGCTTTTTTGGTTAACTTTTATCCAGTCTTTACCGAGTGCTACAATAGCTGAAGCTCCGCAAATTAATTTGCAACCACAACAAAAGCAAACAATATTAATTTCCCAAACCCTTCCAGTCAGAATCCAACCAACTGTTGCCCAAATTAACGGGGGATTAGTATTTCCTGGAGTTATTGCTGCTTTAGTTTTACTACTCCTATTTAGCTTATTTGCTTATACACGGGTTTATGTAGTGACACCCAACAACGAAGCTTTCGTGAGAACTGGGGGTCTTTTTATCAAAAAGAAATCGGTAATTCTCTATGGCGGTTGTATTGTTCTACCGGGATTTCATCAGCTAACTCGCGTACCTCTGCGAGAAATTTCTATTGATGTTGAACGCACTGCTAAACTTGCTGTTCGCACTAAAGATTATTTACGAGCAGATATTCGAGTCACCTTTTATGTATGTATTAATGCCTCCGAAGATGATGTTTTAACAGCAGCTGCTAGACTATCTCAAAATGGCAGTAAAATTACTCCTGAAGATATTAAAAATGCTTTAGAAAAACGAGCAGATGATGCAATTAGAGCGGCAGCTAAAACTAAGGATTTAGCGGAAATAGATTCTGATAAATTAGGGTTTGCTCAGGAGGTGTTGAACTTAGTTGGTACCGATTTGAAAAAAGTGGGATTAACTCTAAATAACATTGCTATCTCAGAAATATTAGAAAGTGTTACCTACGATCCAGATAACTTCTTTGATGCTCAAGGTGTGCGTTTGCGAACAGAAATTATTCAGCGCTCAATTCAACAAAAGCGGGAAGTTGAGTTAGCAGCACAAGTGACTATTGAGCAAAAAGAACTGGATGCCCAAAAGCGATCGCTACAAATTGCCCAAGAGCAAGAAAGCGCTAAATTGGAGCAAAAATTCCAAGTAGAAGCACAAAAAGCACAGAAAGAGCGCGAAATTCAAGAATCCAAAGATAGAGAGGCTGCAACAGTACGCCGTAGCAAAATTTTGCAAGAAAAATCAATTGAAGAAGAAGAAATTCGCAAAAAATTATCGGTGCAGCAAAGCCAAATTGAAGCTGATATTTCCCTAGAAGAACGCAATAAACAGCTAAAGGTAGCACAAGCACTGCAAAAACAAGAATCTGAGCTTGCAGAGATTGTACGTGAACAAAGTGTAGAATCTGGAAAATTACAAGCACAAGTGCATATAGCTGAGTCAGAACGAGTGGCCAAGCTAGCTCAAGAAGATGTAGCGATCGCTATTGCTAACAAAAAGCGTGAAAGCTTTGTGGCACAAGCACAACAAGCCAAAGCTGAGGAATCAGTTAAGACAGCAGGTGAGGTTGAAAAAGCCGAACGTAACAAACGCCTATCGGTAATTGCTGCGGAACGAGAAGCCGAAGAACGGAGTATTAGCGATCGCAACGTTGTGGAAATCGATGCTTTCCGCCGCCGCCGCCAAGCAGAAATCGCCCAACAAGCAGCAGAATTAGAGGCTGAAGCAATTCGCACTCTAGCAGCAGCTAATCGTGATAAAGTTTTAGCAGAAGCAGAAGGTATTCAAGCAAAAATTGCCGCCGAGAATTCCATTAGTAACGCTAACCTCACTGCCAAAATTATTACTTCCATTTGGCCAGAACTAGCCGATAAACTACCAGAAATTGTCACCGCTTTAGCACCACAACCAGGAGTTTTAGGAGATACTCGGATCTATTCATTTCCTGGTGCAAACGGTAGTAGTGGCAGTCAAGACATTAACAAATTACTATTATCTACCAGTGGACTTTCTTTAATCAACACCTTACTTGACGAAGGCAAACTAGGCGAATTAATTAGTCAAATCAGCCAGTTAGTACGTGGCAATAACCAAGTAATAACTGACACAAAAAGCCATCTTTCCTTAGAAACTCTCACAACACCAACTCTGATCGAAAATGCTACAGAAACTGATTAA